Proteins found in one Salvia splendens isolate huo1 chromosome 10, SspV2, whole genome shotgun sequence genomic segment:
- the LOC121753183 gene encoding cellulose synthase-like protein E6, with amino-acid sequence MGGDADLFETRAGRGRAVHRGLCVTILAGIVCVWIYRLSHIPELGRFSWIAMLCAEAVLGCYWVISQSGRWAVVYRFPFKDKLSSRYGEKVPPVDVFVCTADPVLEPPSLVVNTVLSVMSYNYPSHKLSVYLSDDGGSQLTFYALFEASLFSKYWIPFSKKYNVEPRSPAVYFSLTNAVDDSSFAREWTHVKRLYEEMKGRIDSAAAKGSVPEHMRDQHKGFSEWNSKVEKKDHHSIVQILIDGWNPEATDVEGNRLPTLVYLSREKRPGWPHNFKAGSMNALIRMSSVISNAPIILNVDCDMYANDPDAIKDALCFFLDEKHGSQTCYVQYPQQYNNIIKNDIYGNQNFATDNIELSGLDGFGVALYVGTGCFHRRESLSGKKYSGNHRIESGDNIKKESVEKLEDAAKALANCSYEKGTLWGKEMGLVYGCPVEDIVTGLSIQCRGWKPAYYNPSKHAFKGVAPTTLDVALIQHSRWSEGMFQIFLSKYCPFILGRGKISLGGQMGYCIYLLWPVLSLPTLVYVVIPPLALLRDVPLFPSVSSSWMVAFAYVFAAKTAYSLAEDVAVGDTVKGWWNLQRIVVIRRMTAYLLALIETVMRMLGLSQSAFVLTAKVVDDEAEMRYKKGLIEFGSSSIMMVIVATVALLNLVAFGWGAGKALWFAEEVLWPQLAVCGVWVVLSLPVYEALFFRRDKGSMPLQVTVKSLIVVSTAMLICVF; translated from the exons ATGGGAGGAGATGCTGATTTGTTTGAGACGCGAGCAGGGAGAGGTAGAGCAGTGCACAGAGGATTGTGTGTAACAATATTAGCAGGCATAGTTTGTGTTTGGATTTACAGACTAAGTCACATCCCTGAATTGGGAAGATTCAGCTGGATTGCGATGCTCTGTGCCGAGGCCGTCTTGGGATGCTACTGGGTTATCTCTCAGTCCGGCCGCTGGGCCGTTGTCTACCGCTTCCCCTTCAAGGATAAGCTTTCCTCAAG ATACGGAGAGAAGGTGCCACCGGTTGATGTGTTTGTTTGCACAGCTGATCCAGTTCTAGAGCCGCCCTCTCTGGTGGTGAACACGGTTTTATCGGTCATGTCCTACAATTATCCATCCCACAAACTCAGCGTCTATTTATCAGACGACGGCGGCtctcaactcactttctatgcTCTCTTTGAGGCCTCTCTGTTTTCCAAATACTGGATACCTTTCTCCAAGAAATACAACGTCGAGCCTAGGTCCCCTGCAGTCTATTTTTCTCTCACCAACGCTGTCGATGATTCCAGTTTCGCGCGAGAATGGACTCATGTTAAG CGGCTGTATGAGGAGATGAAAGGCCGCATTGATTCAGCGGCTGCAAAGGGGTCTGTTCCGGAGCACATGAGGGATCAGCATAAAGGTTTCTCCGAGTGGAATTCCAAAGTCGAAAAGAAGGATCATCATTCCATTGTTCAG ATTTTGATAGATGGATGGAATCCTGAAGCAACTGATGTTGAGGGGAACAGATTGCCCACGCTAGTGTATCTGTCCCGCGAAAAGAGGCCGGGATGGCCTCATAACTTCAAGGCTGGATCAATGAATGCATTG ATAAGAATGTCGTCTGTGATCAGCAACGCGCCAATCATTCTCAACGTGGATTGTGATATGTACGCGAATGATCCCGATGCAATCAAAGACGCACTCTGCTTCTTTTTGGACGAAAAGCATGGCTCACAGACATGCTACGTCCAATATCCTCAGCAGTATAACAATATCATCAAGaatgatatttatggaaatcAAAACTTTGCAACTGACAAT ATTGAGCTCTCGGGCTTAGATGGTTTCGGTGTGGCCCTATACGTTGGCACTGGATGTTTCCACAGGAGGGAAAGCCTATCGGGGAAAAAGTACTCCGGAAATCACAGGATTGAAAGCGGAGACAACATAAAGAAGGAAAGTGTGGAAAAGCTAGAGGATGCTGCAAAGGCCTTAGCCAATTGTAGCTACGAGAAGGGCACTCTGTGGGGAAAGGAG ATGGGATTGGTGTACGGATGTCCCGTGGAAGACATAGTGACGGGCTTATCCATTCAATGCAGGGGTTGGAAACCGGCGTACTACAATCCGAGCAAGCACGCCTTCAAAGGGGTTGCACCGACAACCCTGGACGTGGCTCTCATTCAGCACTCAAGGTGGTCCGAGGGCATGTTCCAGATCTTCCTCTCCAAGTACTGCCCCTTCATCCTCGGCCGTGGGAAGATCAGCCTCGGTGGCCAGATGGGATACTGTATCTACCTCCTATGGCCCGTGCTTTCCTTGCCTACGCTCGTCTATGTTGTCATCCCACCTCTTGCGTTGCTCCGCGACGTGCCCTTGTTCCCAAGTGTTTCTAGTTCGTGGATGGTTGCCTTTGCGTACGTCTTCGCAGCCAAGACTGCTTACAGCCTGGCAGAGGATGTTGCGGTCGGGGATACGGTGAAAGGGTGGTGGAACTTGCAGCGGATAGTGGTGATTAGGCGGATGACGGCCTATTTATTGGCGTTGATAGAGACGGTTATGAGGATGTTAGGGCTATCGCAGTCGGCATTTGTGCTGACTGCGAAAGTGGTGGACGATGAGGCGGAGATGAGGTACAAGAAGGGGTTGATTGAGTTCGGGAGCTCGTCTATCATGATGGTTATCGTTGCAACGGTTGCGCTGCTCAACCTTGTGGCGTTCGGGTGGGGGGCGGGGAAGGCGCTGTGGTTCGCGGAGGAGGTGTTGTGGCCGCAGCTCGCCGTGTGCGGAGTGTGGGTGGTGTTGAGTTTGCCAGTGTACGAAGCACTCTTCTTTAGGAGGGATAAGGGAAGCATGCCGTTGCAAGTCACAGTGAAGTCGTTGATTGTAGTGTCCACAGCAATGCTCATTTGTGTCTTCTAA
- the LOC121750340 gene encoding transmembrane emp24 domain-containing protein p24beta2-like, which yields MRLPVAAVALMVMLGSFGGAFGIRFVIDREECFSHKVEYGNTVHFSFVVIKSENSWHYSEDGVDLVVKGPNDEQIHDFRDKTSDKHEFVAYHQGVYRFCFTNKSPYHETIDFDVHAGHFLYNDEHAKDEHFKPLYEHIGKLEEALYNIQFEQHWLEAQTDRQAIVNERMSKGAIHKALFESAALVVASGLQVYILQRLFERKLGVSRV from the exons ATGAGGCTTCCAGTTGCAGCAGTGGCTCTGATGGTAATGCTAGGCAGTTTCGGTGGGGCTTTTGGTATTAGATTTGTGATAGATAGAGAAGAGTGCTTCTCTCACAAGGTGGAGTATGGAAACACCGTTCATTTCTCCTTTGTGGTGATTAAATCTGAGAATTCATGGCATTACAGTGAAGACGGCGTAGACCTTGTG GTTAAGGGACCAAATGATGAACAGATCCATGACTTCCGAGACAAGACAAGTGACAAGCATGAATTTGTGGCTTATCATCAAGGAGTTTATCGGTTCTGTTTCACCAATAAGTCCCCATATCATGAAACCATAGACTTTGATGTGCATGCTGGTCACTTTTTGTACAATGACGAGCATGCTAAAGACG AGcatttcaaacctctttatgaGCATATTGGGAAGCTAGAGGAAGCTTTGTACAATATTCAGTTCGAGCAGCATTGGCTAGAGGCTCAAACTGATCGTCAGGCTATAG TGAATGAGAGAATGAGCAAAGGAGCGATTCACAAAGCCTTATTTGAATCAGCTGCTCTGGTTGTAGCCAGCGGTTTGCAAGTCTACATTTTGCAGCGTTTATTTGAGAGAAAGCTTGGAGTATCAAGAGTTTGA